From Podospora bellae-mahoneyi strain CBS 112042 chromosome 5, whole genome shotgun sequence:
AGGGTAGAGTTCAGGACTGCGGGCGGGCAGTGCAGGCCGAgagaggggatggtggatgtTTGCTCGAGGCAGACGACACATACgtttgagggggagatggggacgGTAATTGGGTTTAGGTGCCCAGGGTATGTCATGGGGATTAATGTCGCGGGGGATCATTTGCATTTTATCAGTGAGGAtcgggagaggggagggcaTATATTGGGGTTTGAGACCGAGGGGGAGATCGAGGTTAGCGTGGCGGTCATGTCGAACTTCCGCTTGGAACTGCCAAGGGGGGATAGAGAGTTTAATGAGGCGAAGTTGGtgaaggacgaggaggggatTAAGGCTGTCGAAGGGTGAGCAGTTAAGGGAAGTGACCTAATATCGTGGAGGTGAtagagggttggtggtggaggaagtcTTGATTTTGTCTTGGCAAGATCTTCCTCTTTCGCGCTAAAATTATTCCCAAAACAGCTCCGCATTCTCCGGGGCACAGCAGGCGTGGTGTACCTTAACTGACCGTCAATGAAGAGAAGCCATAAAGTAGCTCAAGGGAACCAGGTGCAATGAGCTATCAGAAGCGAGGATGGCACTTCAGGTGAAGGGAATGGTTACTTGTACCTGGGTACTTCCTCAAGCTGGACTTGTGTCACCGCAACAGCGGAGAATGCGATGTCGGGACTTTATCCGAGCTGTTCCCCAGGCCCACGTAAGCACGCCAGGCACCATGACTCCATGAGCGTCACCACGAAGCAGCGCAAACACCTCAATGTCCCCGGCGTGTTCTCTTGGAATCAGAATCATCCTTTTGGAATCAGAATCATCGTTTTGTGCTATAACAAtcgacagcagcagtcacGATGCGGATTGGCAGCCTGAGACATGCAGCCGTTTGGGTGGCTTGCCTGCCCCACCATGTGGCGGCTGTCAATCATCGGGACCCCGCCGAGGGGGCAGCCAGGATGAATGCTTACGAAATCTTCAACGCCATCCATTCCGCCATGCGACAATGGGGCTCATCTTTGAACCATAATGGCCTGTCAACTTTCGTCGCCACTGTTCCTGCTGGAGTGACCTTGTACCACGGCACCTGCAGGTCAACACCGCCACCTGGTCCAGAATGGCTCGCCTTCGAGATTGAGCACGCAGAGCTATTTGCTCACCCGCGATGGAAGTTTCCGCCGCGGGAGTTGAACACTGCGGGCTCTCCCATGCCGCTCCAGCGCCAACGAGGGATTTTCTTCCAGGGAGAAAACGATTATGAAGTTCGAGAAGATGGCGAAGATGAAAAAGGGTACCTCCAGATCTACAAAACGACACAGCCTGTTCGGCTGCTCTACCTAGACGGTACGAGTGCCGCCAACACGGAGATGGGCACCCTGGACTTGCAAGACTTTGTTATCCGAGGGGACCGCAATGCTGAAGCTTGGGATGAGTTCGGTCGTGCCCAAAGTCTCTGTGATATTGTCACGAGCTGGGGTCTTCAGGGTGTGATTCGGATGGAAGCCGGTTTTGAGATCATCAAGTGCAACTTTTCTGACAGCATGGAGCTGGTTTCCGCTATCCAGCGTCCAGCTGATCCGTCCAACTCTGATGGGCTAGGTTGGGAAGGGTATGCTGAAGTTCACCCTTTTGAATGGATCAGCGCTGTTGCTCAGCGGTACCATGGTATTGGTGGCTCCAGGGTAGAGCTCGATTTCTCTTCCATGGTCTCGGCGATGTTTTACCctgtcaacctcaccaaTGACAAATCGTCAAAGCCAAATCTTCCACGATTGTGGTATGCAACAGAGGACGAGTTGCTGAGCATCAGGTCCcgcgtggaggaggtggtacATGAGCGGCTGGACGGTAACCACACTTCCATTAACTGGCAGGAGGTTACCGATCTGATCATCACACGCTATGCAGATAGGCTTTGGTTCATGGCAGAAAGAGCTCAGTCGATATTGGAGTTCCAAGGCGAGCTCAACCATCTGACAAACACCCATGTCGACTACGGCGAGAAAGACATATATCATGCCGCCTGTTCACGCTGCGAACGCCACTATATCAGCTCAGCCACGCCCAAGACTCCAGAAGACCATCTTATTCTTGCCGCTATGGAGGAAGTGGCGCATGCTATCTGCGAGACACTATTCGTAGTGCGCCTTTTCATCAAGAATCAGATCAGGATTGACAAGCTCAAATACAACGACAGAGTACCTGCGAGCCGTGTGGATGAACTTCTTCAATCTTCAAAGAAGGCTATTAGGGAGTTGATGGACCAGCTGAAGTGGACAAGATGGAAGGAGTGCACCACCTGTGACTTTCACGAGGTGTGCTTTGCGCCGCTGTGGCCTGTCGGTGACAAGGACTCGTACGAGCAGCCCAACTGCAGGAATCATTCTTCGATTCAGAATAGCTGGTGGGATAACCGGTACTGGGATATGCCGAAGATGCCGCATACGCCGAAGCCGCCTTCGCGTGAGGACCTTTAAGGAGCAGCAAGAGAAACGTTTTCCCCATTACATACCATGCAGAACAGCCTGTTGATGTCCGAAGATGAGTGAACCCCTGAAAAAGACCAGTCatgttgaagaaaaaagaatCGACCTTTTAAGGAAAGGCAAAAGAAAGTTTGATTGCATCAGCCGTGAATCGAACAcggggcccatcgatggcaacgatggattttACCACTAAACCACTGATGCTGTTGGATTTGTTGAGGGTTCGGGTCGGAGTGAGGCATTTTGTGTGCGGAGTTGCGTCCCGGGCCTAGCCCTGCATGATGGACAGGGGGCCCCCTTTTTTCCTAAACATGCAATGGATTCCTGGCCCTTGATTGTATTTCATGAATGGGGAGGCACCTAGGAAGCATTCTTTTGCTGGAAGTCATTGTATAAGAAAGGTATCAAGATAAACACAGTCACCCCCTGAAATTGATGAAGACATTTACAAGCACCACGCATACATCATTATCCCGAGTATTTGCACCCGTCCGCCAAAATCAGCTCAAGTCTCCCGCTCCATAACTCTTACATAGAAGTCATTGATCAAGAAAAGGCCAAAGGCATTCGTCAACCTCCACGGTTTTGAGGGCTTAGCGACGGCCCAGTCGAAGTTGCGGAACCACTGTCATCTGGTTAGCACACCCGACGCTTCTCATCATCGTATGTGTAGCCGACATACCTCAAACAACATCTTGTTGATCTCCATCTGAGCCACGGGCTTGCCCAAGCACTGCCACTTTCCATGCCCGAAAGTCAAGTCGTTGATCCTGGTCATCATGGCCAGCTTCTGCTGATCAGTCTCCAGCAGCCACCTTTCAGGCCGGAAAACATCTGCATCTTCGCCATAGAGCTCCTTGTCGTGATGCATGGCCAGTGTCGAGACACCAATGCAAGTCCCACCGGGCAAGAAAACCTTCTTCCCGTCAACCACGATGGTATCACCGCCGGCAGGCACATCCTTTGGCAGCAGGTTCAACACAGGTGGCCAGATTCTGAGTCCTTCCCGGATGACGGCCTGCATGTACGGCATCTGCTTCGCAACAGCATGAGGAACAATCCCATCACCCCAAGTTCTCTTGGCATGAACGGCATCAATCTCCTCTTGCAGTTTCTTTTGCACCCTCGGCGTACCCAAAACATGGAGCATGATGCCTCTCAACGcaccggcggtggtgtcAGACCCAGCAACCACTATCATGTCGTTAGCATTTCCGACCTGAACTTATACCCAAAGTAGGAAAGAAGAGCACTCACTCTGCTCCAAAACCTCACTCCTCAActcatcccccctcaacccatgCCGATAAAAGCTCGCCAACATATCCCTCCTGGTATCTGTTGCCGCGTTCTCCACTCTCTCGTCGATATATCTGAACGTCTCCCTCATCATGGCGCCAAAACCGGTCTTATCCTTCGGGCTGGGTCCCAAAAACTTCCCAATCACCGGCGCCTGCACCAACCAAGCCAGATTCAGCGACATAAACATGTTCCCGATCAGCAACCCATCCTCTGAGCTCTTGACAAAGTTATTGATATCGCTATCCCGATCCAGCATCCCAAATGTGGTCCCAAACGCCACGAGTGAAATGACGTCCATGGTGAAGAACTGTATTTTCTTTGCCAagtccatcttcttcacaGGGCCGCCATCAACAGAGAGGTAGTTTCTGCGGATGAGATCGAGGAAGGCAACAACACGGCTGTCGACCGACCCTTCCAACTCCAGGTTTTCCCGGCCGGAGTACTATTTCCCTCGTTAATTTTGCTGATTCCAAGATGGAAAGCACAGAATCCCAACTCACCCCAGGTGCAATCTTCTTCCTGGTAGCATCATGCTTCTCCGTGTCCGCCTGACTGAAAATATTATCCCTCTGGTACTCGACCCTCACCGCCTTGAAGTACCAGTCACTCCTCCGATATCCAGGTTTGGTGTTGACATGGATCCAGACCTCGGGTGCCGAGGAAAGAACAGAATTTGGTCCGATGCGTGCAATCTTGCCTGTAATCCCCaatccatcatcagcaatCACTCCTCAAACAAAAGCCATGATTCACCAAGACTTACCATATCGTTCCGAAATATCATAATAATACTGATAAGCCCTCTCATTCCAAATCGACCAGTTATGCGGTATATCGCTCCAGCCCGCAAACCACGGGCCCGGCACATGCGCCAATTTGAAGTATGTCCTGATTTGACTCAAGAAATAAACCGCAACGAAAGCCACAGTGATCTCAACCTTGTGCTCAGACACAAGGTCAACGACCTGAGTCAAGGTCTGGCTGACAGCCATGATGACCAACAAACAAGAACCAAAATGGAAAAGACGAGGATAGTCgtcgaaaaaaaaacgagGATGTGAGTACCGAGAACCTGGGTCTGGCATCCAGCTATAAAACCACCTGAAAAGCATGTGGTTCCATAAAATCTCACTTACATCCACCCCAGCCCGCCCTCCTACCGCAAAGCTACCTGTCGCGTCAACATATCACACGGCACTATCGATACCCTTTAGACTCCTCCCAAAACCTGTCGCAATTCCCAGTCTCTGCCGTGACAGGTATAGACCGCATTCTGCAGCTTCCAAGTAAGTCTAGCGTCCCCATTCTGCCGCCCGGAGCCAATGCAGCCCTTTGGTACCCCATCGCCCATCACGGTCCTAGCAATTGCCCACCCCTCCAATcacaaccaccctcccgcTTTCCTGACCCATATGCAAAGCCGGCTGGCACCACAACTCCGGGGCTACGTCCGTGTCAAGAGGGGCAGAGGGGACAGAGGTCTCTAGAACAAAAAAATAAGGTGACGAATTCTCAATCCCCCGACCATCATTGGCCCGCTAAAACTCTTATATGGTTGCCTGCCCCTAGCTCACAACCTGCATATCGCCCCCCTGTcaatcaacaacaacaaccccaccacagcaccatcatccccaccatcaccaccatcaccaccactatTGTGGACAAAAGCCTCGCTAGTAcaaatcccccccctttccctcccaaTCACCTCCATACAGCGCCTTCCTCGGATCATCCAAGTCCAACCAGCCCAAAAACGGGCTACTAACCTGATACCCGATCAGCTTCTGCAAATCAGCGTCGTAATACTCGCGGATCTTCTCAAGCGGGGACGCCAAGTATTGGTTCTCTTCCTGTTTACAGCGTTAGctttccttccctctctttccAAAAAAAGTGGGGAGGGCTCTCACCTGCCGTAGATACCCCTTCGTCATAAAACAACTGTaaatcaacctctcctcatcccttgTCGTGTTAGCACTACCTCCATGAAAGCAGCTACTAAGCATCATGAACCCATCCCCGGGGTTCATCTCCGCAAAAAAAGCTAGCTCTTCCCTAGGAGGCTCCATCTGATCCCACAGATGACTCCCCGGAATGAACCTCGTCGCGCCATTGGCCTTTGTGGTCTTCTTCCCGGCGACGAACCATCCGATGCCAGTGTCACGCCCGATTTTGTATTGGTCAGCTGTGATGGCCGTGAGGACATTATGGTGAATCATATCATCGCGGTGCAGCTCCTGGGCTCTGGCGCCGGGGTTGATAGAAAAGACAATTGTGTTGTTGAGCTGAGGGCGGGAGATGGATGTCTCGAGTTTTTGCCCCAGCCAGGATTTATACTCTGCTGTGAGCATCTTGCTGCAGACGGCTTGGTATAACGGGTTGGCGACGACGCTCTTGAAGAAGGTAGGTGATTTTCCGGCAAGGCCGTAGACCCGGCGGGTTTCGGGAGGGAAGAAGTCGCCTTTCCAGGGCTTGTCGGCTTCGATGAAGGGGCGGACGTCTTTCTCGATGACATCTAGTGTTTCTTGGGGGATGACGTTTCGgatgacaacaccaccggtGCGGATGAGTGCTTGGACAATATCATCTGGGTTGGCGCTGGCTGGGAACTCTTTCACCTTGGGAAGGTCGGAGGGAAGGCGAGCAACCATGGTGAGAATTTCGTTGTTGTGAGGAATTGACCAGATAAGTAGACAAGTTTGTCAAAGAAGTGGTCATGTCTGCTTGATGGCCAAAGACACCGTCTTCTGCAGAGAAGATCGCCATCTTATAGCCAGTTGCCTCTGCCACTATACCATTGATACTATCTGCAAGATGGCTATCCCATTACGAACAACCAACATCAGAATGATACAGCCGCCTGGTCTCGGCGTGGTGTAATTGAGAGAAGTGGGAGATTAGCGCGGTCAATCCTGTGCTTGGTCCAGCCCACACTTGAAGATAAGAGAGGTGTGATGCAGACAATTGCGGCCCAGCTGGTggttggatggtgtggtggtgtggtggaacATCATGATGCGGGCATTTCACTAACACCTTTTTGGCAAAGGTTTCCCAGACCACTAGCAGCAACCCACTGGTTCTATCTCTACTTTATCAATCTCTCAATATCACCGCGGTGCACTGTTAACAAAAAGaaagcctcaccaccaagggtTGACACCACAAAGAAGTCCCATAGAATGGCCAGActgagaaaaaaaaagatcgaATGGATTGAATCGTTTTAACGGGAATTGAGCCCGACGTGGGGgtcgaacccacaaccttgagatGACGGAGGAACTCCTTAAGAGTCTCACGCTCTACCGATTGAGCTAGCCGGGCGTGGCTATACCCATTTGTTGATGTTTCTTAAGCCATGTTTTGGATTTATGAGGGAATTTGTGGGTGTGGAGGCTTGAAGGCTAGGATGTGGCTGCTTGTTGTGCTACTGACTCGGTGCGTGGCAAAGGTTCCAGGGGTATCTTGGCTCGGGACTAGCTCAGCATGAACACTGACCCATGGGTGGCCATTGCTGCTGAGAAGCTGTCATTATCTGGAACAGTTCTACCCGTCCAAACAGACTCGAGTAGGTCGATAGTCTGGCGCATGTTACCGAAGCCGTATTTGCGGTGCATAGCGAACAGGTATCCTTTGATACTTACCTGATGTGCTGGTTGACGAGTCGAAAGCCCACCATAGCCAAAGGCCAGCAGAGAACTGTTGCCACTTGTGCCTCGATGGGGAGGCTTTGAAGCAGAGCAATGAAGGAGAAGACTAGTGAGTCGTACTCGTCGGGCCTTGCGAGAAGTAACATCATGGCTTCTTGGTACAGTCTGCCGCCGATAGCATGTTGTTTATCCGAACGGGGGTTTGGATGCCATGTGCGGATTTGTTGTCGTAGCTCTTCAATGGCCCGTTGTTCCGAAGACAACATACTGGCGGACCTCTCTCGACTAAGCTTGTCAGACTGGGACACCACCGCTGCAATGAGTCTGAAAAGCTCCCGAGCGCACCCAAACAGCGTGCCATGAATGGGTGCATGGGTATCGTCCATGACGGTAAACACAGTTTCGGCATCTTGGAGGATCGGAAGGTCGGGGCGGTTGAtgacggatgatgatgacgatgacagAATGTATGCATTAAACTAGGTGACAAATGCAAGGATATCAGGGTCTACAACCGTGGTGGAGTACATCCAGGCTATCATTTCGAGGGAAATCCAATGCTGATTCTGAAAGACATGCTGCCAAAATATGAGGAAGACCCCTGTGAACAAGAAACCACTTCATGATGCCCTCTAGCTGCGATCACACGATCAGGTGAGCTTACGAAGGCCCTGAGGCACTTGCGGCAACGGTCAGACAACAACGGAATCAGTGATGAAATACATAGAGGGATGATGGCAAAAAGCACAGGTTACAGGGACCACAAAGCTCCATGTATTTAGACACTCGTTTTCACGCGCTCCTTGGAGCAGCACCTTTTCCTTTGTTCAGATAAGGTAGATCAAATCAATATCAACTGTTGCACCCATGTCCTTTACACAACTTCTTTCCTCATTTCAACATTTaccccctccatcttccaATGACCTTAGCCGCAATAAGCGCCAACAGAAAATAAAAGTTGGAAATAAAACGGGCGGAAAAAGAGATGTCGGGATTTTAGTACTAATTCCAATTGCAAATTTCGGAACAATATCTACCACCAGCTAATTCTTCCGTATTTCGCAAAGAAGTTGGTATTTTGAGGCAAATCTACAGTAGGTCCAACCCAAATTGATGAAATGTAAGCTAAagaagacaagaaaaaggtAAACGAAGGTCGGCCTGCGTCG
This genomic window contains:
- a CDS encoding hypothetical protein (EggNog:ENOG503Q45R; COG:Q) is translated as MLFRWFYSWMPDPGSRYSHPRFFFDDYPRLFHFGSCLLVIMAVSQTLTQVVDLVSEHKVEITVAFVAVYFLSQIRTYFKLAHVPGPWFAGWSDIPHNWSIWNERAYQYYYDISERYGKIARIGPNSVLSSAPEVWIHVNTKPGYRRSDWYFKAVRVEYQRDNIFSQADTEKHDATRKKIAPGYSGRENLELEGSVDSRVVAFLDLIRRNYLSVDGGPVKKMDLAKKIQFFTMDVISLVAFGTTFGMLDRDSDINNFVKSSEDGLLIGNMFMSLNLAWLVQAPVIGKFLGPSPKDKTGFGAMMRETFRYIDERVENAATDTRRDMLASFYRHGLRGDELRSEVLEQMVAGSDTTAGALRGIMLHVLGTPRVQKKLQEEIDAVHAKRTWGDGIVPHAVAKQMPYMQAVIREGLRIWPPVLNLLPKDVPAGGDTIVVDGKKVFLPGGTCIGVSTLAMHHDKELYGEDADVFRPERWLLETDQQKLAMMTRINDLTFGHGKWQCLGKPVAQMEINKMLFEWFRNFDWAVAKPSKPWRLTNAFGLFLINDFYVRVMERET
- a CDS encoding hypothetical protein (EggNog:ENOG503P03N; COG:E), translated to MVARLPSDLPKVKEFPASANPDDIVQALIRTGGVVIRNVIPQETLDVIEKDVRPFIEADKPWKGDFFPPETRRVYGLAGKSPTFFKSVVANPLYQAVCSKMLTAEYKSWLGQKLETSISRPQLNNTIVFSINPGARAQELHRDDMIHHNVLTAITADQYKIGRDTGIGWFVAGKKTTKANGATRFIPGSHLWDQMEPPREELAFFAEMNPGDGFMMLSSCFHGGSANTTRDEERLIYSCFMTKGYLRQEENQYLASPLEKIREYYDADLQKLIGYQVSSPFLGWLDLDDPRKALYGGDWEGKGGDLY
- a CDS encoding hypothetical protein (EggNog:ENOG503NZRF), with the translated sequence MRIGSLRHAAVWVACLPHHVAAVNHRDPAEGAARMNAYEIFNAIHSAMRQWGSSLNHNGLSTFVATVPAGVTLYHGTCRSTPPPGPEWLAFEIEHAELFAHPRWKFPPRELNTAGSPMPLQRQRGIFFQGENDYEVREDGEDEKGYLQIYKTTQPVRLLYLDGTSAANTEMGTLDLQDFVIRGDRNAEAWDEFGRAQSLCDIVTSWGLQGVIRMEAGFEIIKCNFSDSMELVSAIQRPADPSNSDGLGWEGYAEVHPFEWISAVAQRYHGIGGSRVELDFSSMVSAMFYPVNLTNDKSSKPNLPRLWYATEDELLSIRSRVEEVVHERLDGNHTSINWQEVTDLIITRYADRLWFMAERAQSILEFQGELNHLTNTHVDYGEKDIYHAACSRCERHYISSATPKTPEDHLILAAMEEVAHAICETLFVVRLFIKNQIRIDKLKYNDRVPASRVDELLQSSKKAIRELMDQLKWTRWKECTTCDFHEVCFAPLWPVGDKDSYEQPNCRNHSSIQNSWWDNRYWDMPKMPHTPKPPSREDL